A genomic segment from Gavia stellata isolate bGavSte3 chromosome 6, bGavSte3.hap2, whole genome shotgun sequence encodes:
- the LOC132317216 gene encoding proline-rich protein 2-like, whose protein sequence is MHRVWRGFLTETCKPERSGSPRSGGHPAARLACPGSLSGPGEPGRTRCQPREPNQPPAPSRRLPELPGRAGGARFEKGGRTRRQHRSSARGRRPRRLRGAARRRPSDPGDPPPPRGSPVRTSCGGGRTARSREAPAPRRSFVRRPPGTAAAPGPAAEPRAPGTGTSAAWHPLTALQSPSPPPGGSELTLPSLPSPGRWRRAAPRPAPPPPPRGQPPPTAPAARRPPPLSRHTPQGPAQKPMGGRAHPLGSQWRPRRGGGRRW, encoded by the coding sequence ATGCACCGGGTTTGGCGGGGTTTTCTGACCGAAACTTGCAAGCCGGAGCGGAGCGGGTCCCCGCGCTCCGGCGGACACCCCGCGGCGCGCCTTGCCTGCCCGGGCAGCCTCAGCGGCCCCGGGGAGCCGGGCCGAAcccgctgccagccccgggAGCCGAACCAGCCGCCGGCACCAAGCCGCCGCCTCCCCGAGCTGCCCGGGCGGGCCGGCGGTGCGCGCTTCGAGAAGGGCGGCCGGACCCGCCGGCAGCACCGCTCCAGCGCCCGGGGCCGCCGACCCCGCCGGCTGCGaggggccgcccgccgccgcccctcggACCCTGGAgacccgccgccgccccgcggctccccggTCCGGACATCCTGCGGCGGCGGCCGCACCGCCCGTTCCCGTGAggcgcccgcgccccgccgctccTTTGTTCGCCGCCCTCCCGGCACGGCTGCGGCGCCCGGGCCCGCCGCTGAGCCGCGGGCCCCCGGAACCGGCACCTCTGCGGCGTGGCACCCACTTACCGCCTTACAAAGCCCCAGCCCGCCGCCGGGAGGGAGCGAGCTGACTCTCccgtccctgccctcccctggcCGGtggcgccgcgccgcgccccgccccgccccgccgccgccgccgcgcggaCAGCCGCCCCCCACCGCCCCCGCcgcgcggcggccgccgccgcttTCGCGCCACACGCCGCAGGGGCCGGCGCAGAAGCCAATGGGCGGCCGCGCGCACCCACTCGGCAGCCAGTGGCGCccgcgccgcggcggcgggcggcgctggTAG